A window of the Streptomyces luomodiensis genome harbors these coding sequences:
- the pdhA gene encoding pyruvate dehydrogenase (acetyl-transferring) E1 component subunit alpha, producing the protein MTVESTAARKPRRSGAKRSTTARNAKKQQPAGQTELVQLLTPEGERVEHPEYSIDPTPEELRGLYRDMVLTRRFDAEATTLQRQGELGLWASLLGQEAAQIGSGRALNDADYVFPTYREHGVAWCRGVDPTNLLGMFRGVNHGGWDPNSNNFHLYTIVIGSQALHATGYAMGVAKDGGDSAVLAYFGDGASSQGDVAESFTFSAVYNAPVVFFCQNNQWAISEPTEKQTRVPLYQRAQGFGFPGVRVDGNDVLACLAVTKAALERARTGQGPMLIEAFTYRMGAHTTSDDPTRYRSPEERELWETKDPILRLRTLLTREGLVDDAYFADLERESDALAKRVRDAVRAMPDPEDMALFEHVYADGHALVDEERAQFAEYQASFVTAEEGI; encoded by the coding sequence GTGACCGTGGAGAGCACTGCCGCGCGCAAGCCGCGCCGCAGCGGAGCCAAGCGCAGCACCACCGCGCGGAACGCCAAGAAGCAGCAGCCTGCGGGCCAGACCGAACTCGTACAGCTGCTGACCCCCGAGGGCGAACGGGTCGAGCACCCGGAGTACTCCATCGACCCGACCCCCGAGGAGCTGCGCGGTCTGTACCGGGACATGGTGCTGACGCGGCGGTTCGACGCCGAGGCGACCACCCTCCAGCGCCAGGGCGAACTGGGCCTGTGGGCGTCGCTGCTCGGCCAGGAGGCGGCGCAGATCGGCTCCGGCCGGGCGCTGAACGACGCCGACTACGTCTTCCCCACCTACCGCGAGCACGGTGTGGCCTGGTGCCGGGGCGTGGACCCGACCAATCTGCTGGGGATGTTCCGCGGGGTGAACCACGGCGGCTGGGACCCCAACAGCAACAACTTCCACCTGTACACCATCGTCATCGGCTCCCAGGCGCTGCACGCGACCGGTTACGCGATGGGCGTGGCCAAGGACGGCGGGGACTCCGCGGTGCTGGCCTACTTCGGTGACGGCGCCTCCAGCCAGGGCGATGTCGCCGAATCGTTCACCTTCTCCGCGGTCTACAACGCCCCGGTCGTCTTCTTCTGCCAGAACAACCAGTGGGCCATCTCCGAGCCCACCGAGAAGCAGACCCGGGTCCCGCTCTACCAGCGCGCCCAGGGCTTCGGCTTCCCCGGGGTGCGGGTGGACGGCAACGACGTGCTCGCCTGTCTGGCCGTCACCAAGGCCGCGCTGGAGCGGGCGCGCACCGGGCAGGGCCCGATGCTCATCGAGGCGTTCACCTACCGCATGGGCGCGCACACCACCTCCGACGACCCGACGCGCTACCGCTCCCCGGAGGAGCGGGAGCTGTGGGAGACCAAGGACCCGATCCTGCGGCTGCGCACCCTGCTGACCCGCGAGGGCCTGGTCGACGACGCGTACTTCGCCGACCTCGAGCGGGAGAGCGACGCGCTGGCCAAGCGGGTACGGGACGCCGTACGGGCCATGCCCGACCCCGAAGACATGGCGCTGTTCGAGCACGTCTACGCCGACGGCCACGCGCTCGTCGACGAGGAGCGGGCGCAGTTCGCCGAGTACCAGGCTTCGTTCGTCACCGCTGAGGAAGGCATCTGA